The window CCGGCTCAGTCAGGCGCAGCAGGCCGGTGACCGTGACGGGTCCGCCGGGATTGCCGTTCAGCCGGGTCGCCGGGTCGCGCCGGTCGGACGGCACAAAGCCGCGATTGACGATCAGGGTAAAGCGCCCGGTTTCCAGCGGGGTCAGCACCCAATAGCCGGCACCGCGATCGGTCACCGCCTGGACCAGCGTTTCCCGGTCGTGGCGAAAGCGACCGGTGGCGACCACCCGGCGATAGGCGTCGGCCGCCTGGGTAAGCCTACGCCAGCTGTCCGGCCCCGGCGCGGCAACCGGAGCGGCCGCGATGCGCGCATTGACCGACGCGATCAGGGCCGCTTTCCACTCCATCCGCTGGATCTGCCATATGCCCAGCGCAACCCCGGCAATGGCGAGCAGGATCAAAAGGCCTGCCAGCCCGAAACGGGCAGTGGCGGGCCGGATCGTCACGGGACCGGGTTCGTCGTGTCGGGCGTCATCTCCATCCCCTGCGGCATCGGCATCATGTTGCTGTTCAGATGGCTCATCACCCACAGCGACCCGGCCAGCATGATGAACACCACGATGATGGTGAACACGAGCGAGGTCAGGCTCCACCCGCCCTCTGCCTTGGGCGTCATGTGCAGGAAATAGATCATGTGGACGATGATCTGCGCCACCGCGAACAGCATGATGGTGACGGCTGTAACGGCCGGCGATAGCGCGCCGGTCATCACGAGGCCAAAGG of the Sphingomonas sp. BGYR3 genome contains:
- a CDS encoding SURF1 family protein; translated protein: MTIRPATARFGLAGLLILLAIAGVALGIWQIQRMEWKAALIASVNARIAAAPVAAPGPDSWRRLTQAADAYRRVVATGRFRHDRETLVQAVTDRGAGYWVLTPLETGRFTLIVNRGFVPSDRRDPATRLNGNPGGPVTVTGLLRLTEPGGGFLRSNDPAADRWYSRDITTIARARGLANVAPYFIDADARPNAGGYPVGGLTVVRFSDNHLVYALTWFALALGCGWGAWLVLRRVAGPASAD
- the cyoD gene encoding cytochrome o ubiquinol oxidase subunit IV, translating into MSAEPVAVHGDDANEHHGIEIPHATMRDYVTGFVLSVLLTAIPFGLVMTGALSPAVTAVTIMLFAVAQIIVHMIYFLHMTPKAEGGWSLTSLVFTIIVVFIMLAGSLWVMSHLNSNMMPMPQGMEMTPDTTNPVP